The region TGCAAAAATGCACCGTAAAGCGGGCATACTGGAGATTATTGCCCTGTATCTGGAAGATGGCGTTAAACCCGGGCATTCGCTGGAAAAGGGGTTGCTAGGCGCGATTACCGACTTTGCCCGCTGGCAGGGGGCGTCGCGGGTCACGTTCTCGCGACTGCCTGCGGGGTTATTTGCCGCATGCCGCGCCGGGCTGGAAATAGACGCGGCGTAAGAAATGAATATGATAAGCTTAAACCGTTAATTATCGGTGTATCAGGAGGAAAGATGGATCACCGTTTACTTGAAATTATTGCCTGCCCGGTGTGTAACGGCAAACTGAATTACACCCAGGATAAACAAGAACTAATCTGCAAAATCGACAGCCTCGCCTATCCGGTGCGGGACGGTATTCCGGTATTACTGGAAACCGAAGCACGTTCATTAACTGCCGAAGAGAGCCGGCCATGAGTTTCGTTGTTATCATTCCCGCGCGTTATGCTTCCACTCGCTTGCCCGGCAAACCTTTAGTCGACATTAACGGTAAGCCCATGGTGGTGCATGTGCTGGAGCGCGCCCGTGAATCCGGCGCTGAGCGTATTATCGTGGCGACGGACAACGAAGAGGTGATGCATGCGGTCCAGGCGGTTGGCGGTGAAGTCTGTATGACTCGCGCCGATCATCAGTCCGGCACTGAACGCCTTGCCGAAGTCGTGGAAAAATGCGGTTTCAGCGACGATACCGTCATCGTCAATGTGCAGGGTGATGAACCCATGATCCCTCCGGCGATTATTCGCCAGGTGGCAGAAAATCTTGCCGCGCGTGATGTTGGAATGGCAACGCTGGCGGTACCGATTCACAGCGCGGAAGAGGCGTTCAACCCGAACGCGGTGAAAGTGGTGATGGACGCCGAGGGTTACGCGCTCTACTTCTCCCGCGCCACGATCCCCTGGGATCGCGACCGTTTCGCACAATCTCGCGAGACGATTGGCGATACCTTCCTGCGCCATATCGGCATTTATGGCTATCGCGCCGGTTTTATCCGCCGTTATGTCAGCTGGCAAACCAGCCCGCTTGAGCAGATAGAGATGCTGGAGCAACTGCGTGTGCTCTGGTACGGCGAGAAAATCCACGTTGCCGTTGCCAGTGTGGTGCCGGGCACCGGTGTGGATACCCCGGAAGATCTGGCGCGCGTCCGTCAGGAGCTGCGTTAATCCCTCCATCCCCTCCAGCCGGAGGGGATTTGCCGCTGGCCGGCGAAATTCTTATGCTGTTTTGATCTCATCAGGATGACATCTATGCTATCGGCGCTCATTATAAAAGCAGTCATCTTTGTGAGGGCAATCTGCTATGGAACAACTGCGCGCTGAACTGAGTCATCTGTTGGGTGAAAAACTGAGCCGCATGGAGTGCGTCAGCGAAAAGCCGGATTCCGCACTCTGGGCGCTGTATGACAGCCAGGGTAATCCGATGCCGCTGCTGGCACGAAGCTTCTCAACGCCTGGCATTGCGCGACAGTTAGCCTGGAAGATATCAATGCTGGCGCGCGGCGGGGCTGTTCGCATGCCAGTTGTTTATGGTGTCATGACGCATGAAGAGCATCCGGGGCCGGATGTGCTGCTCATCGAACGCCTGCGCGGCGTACCGGTTGAAGCGCCAGCGCGTACGCCTGAGCGCTGGGAGCAGCTCAAAGATCAAATCGTTGAGGCATTACTTTTCTGGCACCGCCAGGATAGCCACGGTTGCGTTGGCACCGTTGACAGTACCCAGGAAAATATCTGGCCTTCCTGGTATCGCCAGCGCGTGGAAGTGCTGTGGACCACGCTCAACCAGTATCACAATACCGGGTTGACGATGCAGGATAAGCGCGTGCTGTTTCGTACTCGCGAGTGCCTGCCCGCGCTGTTTGATGGTTTTAACGATAACTGTGTGCTGGTGCATGGCAGCTTTAACTTGCGCAGTATGTTGAAGGATGCCCGCAGCGACCAGTTACTGGCAATGGTTGGGCCTGGCATTATGCTCTGGGCGCCGCGCGAATATGAACTGTTCCGGCTGGTGGAAGGTGCGCAGGCAGAAGGATTGCTCTGGCATTATATCCAGCGCGCGCCGGTTGCGGAATCCTTCCTGTGGCGGCGCTGGCTCTACCTGTTATGGGATGAAGTGGCGCAGTTGGTGAATACCGGACGGTTTAACCGCGCTACCTTCGATCTTGCCTCGAAATCCCTACTCCCCTGGCTGGTCTGAGCTGCCTTTCAGCCACTGCCAGAGACGCCCTAACGTTTCATAACCCACCCGGTCGCTGTGCATCAGCCACACCGGGGATGGGATAATGCGTTCCCACGGATTAAGCGGTGAGGCAATTGCCAGCTGGTTTGCCGGCGCGGGCAATGGATGCAGGCCAGCATGCTGGAAGAAAATCATTGCGCGTGGCAGATGAGACGCTGAAGTCACCAGCAGGAAAGGCGCATCGCCAATCGCCTGTTTCACTGCGAGCGCTTCCCGCTCGGTATCTTTCGGTTGATCCAGCGTTATGATGGCGCTGCGCGGCACGCCCAGGCTTTCAGCGACGCGTGCGCCAGCTTCCGCGGTGCTGACCGGGTTGGTTTGCGCCGCCGCACCGGTAAAGATCATTTTCGAACCAGGGTTGGCCTGCCACAGACGAATGCCCTCCGTCAGACGCGGCAGGCTGTTATTAATCAGGTTTGAACTCGGTGCCCACGCATCGTTCCAGGTATAACCACCACCGAGAATCACGATGTATTTTACCGGCTGCGTACCGCGCCAGGTGGGATAGGTGTCTTCAATCGGTTTTAAAAAGCGATCGGCAACGGGCTGCATACTTAACAGCAATAAAACCAGCCACCCGACGCTGATAAGGACTTTGCCGGTTTTCTGCCAGCGGCTAAACCAGATCAGCG is a window of Enterobacter sp. R4-368 DNA encoding:
- the ycaR gene encoding protein YcaR, with the translated sequence MDHRLLEIIACPVCNGKLNYTQDKQELICKIDSLAYPVRDGIPVLLETEARSLTAEESRP
- the kdsB gene encoding 3-deoxy-manno-octulosonate cytidylyltransferase, with the protein product MSFVVIIPARYASTRLPGKPLVDINGKPMVVHVLERARESGAERIIVATDNEEVMHAVQAVGGEVCMTRADHQSGTERLAEVVEKCGFSDDTVIVNVQGDEPMIPPAIIRQVAENLAARDVGMATLAVPIHSAEEAFNPNAVKVVMDAEGYALYFSRATIPWDRDRFAQSRETIGDTFLRHIGIYGYRAGFIRRYVSWQTSPLEQIEMLEQLRVLWYGEKIHVAVASVVPGTGVDTPEDLARVRQELR
- a CDS encoding YcbJ family phosphotransferase, translating into MEQLRAELSHLLGEKLSRMECVSEKPDSALWALYDSQGNPMPLLARSFSTPGIARQLAWKISMLARGGAVRMPVVYGVMTHEEHPGPDVLLIERLRGVPVEAPARTPERWEQLKDQIVEALLFWHRQDSHGCVGTVDSTQENIWPSWYRQRVEVLWTTLNQYHNTGLTMQDKRVLFRTRECLPALFDGFNDNCVLVHGSFNLRSMLKDARSDQLLAMVGPGIMLWAPREYELFRLVEGAQAEGLLWHYIQRAPVAESFLWRRWLYLLWDEVAQLVNTGRFNRATFDLASKSLLPWLV
- the elyC gene encoding envelope biogenesis factor ElyC — encoded protein: MLFTLKKYIGGLMLPLPFLLLLIGLGVALIWFSRWQKTGKVLISVGWLVLLLLSMQPVADRFLKPIEDTYPTWRGTQPVKYIVILGGGYTWNDAWAPSSNLINNSLPRLTEGIRLWQANPGSKMIFTGAAAQTNPVSTAEAGARVAESLGVPRSAIITLDQPKDTEREALAVKQAIGDAPFLLVTSASHLPRAMIFFQHAGLHPLPAPANQLAIASPLNPWERIIPSPVWLMHSDRVGYETLGRLWQWLKGSSDQPGE